One genomic segment of Styela clava chromosome 3, kaStyClav1.hap1.2, whole genome shotgun sequence includes these proteins:
- the LOC120341933 gene encoding uncharacterized protein LOC120341933 produces MSTRMLFLAFFLTSASASKVMYTTKWPAGRHSYAGARGYFEFPDLYTGTCTIFLPLSVPLFVGENFDIVPHLSDNRIGKYVLVAPYKAYNEPKFNFLLRFYPGKSFSAEGIEWSCDISQEADVGIRSFPTDLTQNLASSHVWIPGLRRKSQITLYFPFPVEEFRAFGAGKTTKRAHTIYTLSGFYLEQDEVWFQFQYKDGKIFDATQIKVEEHIYR; encoded by the exons ATGTCCACCAGGATGCTGTTTTTAGCATTCTTTTTGACGTCTGCCTCTGCTTCTAAAG TAATGTACACAACCAAATGGCCGGCAGGACGCCACTCTTATGCGGGAGCGAGAGGATATTTTGAGTTTCCAGATTTATACACTGGAACTTGCACAATATTTCTGCCATTGTCGGTGCCACTATTTGTA GgtgaaaattttgatattgtGCCTCATCTGTCAGATAATCGAATTGGAAAATATGTCCTCGTAGCTCCATACAAAGCTTACAACGAgccaaaattcaattttttgcttCGTTTTTATCCTGGAAAATCGTTTTCTGCTGAAGGAATAGAATGGTCGTGCGATATCTCACAAGAAGCAGATG TTGGTATTCGTTCATTCCCAACTGACCTCACACAGAATTTGGCATCTTCTCATGTCTGGATTCCCGGATTGCGAAGAAAAAGTCAAATAACACTTTACTTTCCCTTTCCAGTTGAGGAATTCAGG GCATTCGGAGCTGGAAAGACTACAAAAAGAGCGCATACTATTTATACATTATCTGGATTTTATTTAGAACAAGATGAG GTATGGTTTCAGTTTCAATATAAAGATGGGAAAATATTTGACGCCACACAGATAAAAGTTGAAGAACACATTTATCGCTAg
- the LOC120341913 gene encoding cysteine sulfinic acid decarboxylase-like, giving the protein MGSLGEIDEEKYFLYDITKLAIEEAWEKPRDVETPVVNFKSPKELLEAMDFNLQDEPTDNSTLLDHCKDILHYSVKTGHQRFFNQLFCGLDTYGFGGQILTDALNGAMYTYETAPVFIMMEKIVLQRMREFVGYKTGNGTMCPGGTYSNMLAINLARYWKCPEIKHEGMSSTKPLVLFTSEQCHYSIEKSAALIGIGINNVISVTCDARGKMLPSDLERKIEETITEGKLPFMVNATAGTTVLGAFDPIEEIASICEAHNIWLHVDAAWGGASLMSEKHKHLCKGIERSDSVTWNPHKLMMVPQQCSVLLVKRKEIMKECHSLNVPYLFQTDKRAYDPSFDVGHELIQCGRKVDVLKFWLMWKAKGTLGFRDQIDKAFDNAKYLATQVQTRKWFKLVLEEPECTNVSFWFVPPSIRNLCHQKDGDVIFPEDLTNKFYEKLSHVAPIIKQRMQKAGTMLITYTTVASHVNFFRMIIINPMVTTADLDFVLDEIEKLGRDL; this is encoded by the exons ATGGGTTCGTTAGGTGAAATAGACgaagaaaaatatttcttgTATGATATAACAAAATTGGCAATAGAAGAAGCATGGGAGAAGCCCCGGGATGTCGAAACACCTGTCGTCAATTTTAAAAGTCCAAAAGAATTGTTGGAAGCCATGGATTTCAATCTTCAAGATGAACCAACGGATAACAGTACCCTGCTTGATCACTGCAAGGATATTCTTCACTACAGCGTAAAAACAG GTCATCAACGATTTTTCAACCAATTGTTCTGTGGACTTGATACGTATGGATTCGGTGGACAGATTTTGACTGATGCATTAAACGGAGCTAT GTACACATACGAGACTGCACCTGTGTTCATTATGATGGAAAAGATCGTATTGCAGAGAATGAGAGAATTTGTCGGATATAAAACTGGAAACGGAACTATGTGCCCGG GTGGTACCTACAGCAACATGCTAGCAATCAACCTTGCACGATATTGGAAATGTCCTGAAATAAAACATGAAGGAATGTCATCTACAAAGCCTCTAGTACTCTTCACATCTGAACAATGTCATTACTCCATTGAAAAAAGCGCAGCTCTAATAGGAATCGGCATCAATAACGTGATTTCAGTCACGTGCGACGCGCGAGGTAAGATGTTACCGAGTGACCTGGAACGGAAAATAGAAGAGACCATAACTGAG GGTAAACTTCCATTCATGGTAAATGCAACTGCCGGAACGACTGTACTCGGAGCTTTTGATCCAATCGAAGAAATAGCATCGATATGCGAAGCACACAATATATGGTTGCACGTTGAT gcAGCATGGGGAGGCGCCAGCCTGATGTCCGAAAAACATAAACATCTTTGTAAAGGAATCGAGAG GTCAGATTCTGTAACGTGGAATCCACATAAATTGATGATGGTTCCACAGCAATGTTCAGTTCTTTTAGTCAAGAGAAAG GAAATAATGAAAGAATGTCACAGTCTGAACGTtccatatttatttcaaaccgACAAACGTGCGTACGATCCATCTTTCGACGTTGGCCATGAACTTATACAATGCGGAAGAAAG GTAGATGTTCTGAAATTCTGGTTGATGTGGAAAGCTAAAGGAACTTTGGGCTTTCGTGATCAAATCGACAAAGCGTTCGATAATGCAAAATATCTGGCAACGCAAGTACAGACGAGAAAGTGGTTCAAACTTGTCTTAGAAGAG CCTGAGTGTACCAACGTGTCATTTTGGTTTGTACCTCCAAGTATTAGGAATCTTTGTCATCAAAAAGACGGCGACGTTATATTTCCCGAAGACCTCACAAACAAATTCTATGAAAAGTTGTCCCACGTCGCACCGATCATAAAACAGAGAATGCAGAAGGCCGGGACGATGCTCATTACATATACAACCGTTGCATCACATGTTAATTTCTTCAGGATGATTATTATTAACCCAATGGTAACCACAGCGGATTTAGATTTTGTTCTTGACGAGATTGAAAAGTTGGGAAgagatttataa